A DNA window from Sporosarcina sp. ANT_H38 contains the following coding sequences:
- the metG gene encoding methionine--tRNA ligase, translated as MSIFIGGAWPYANGSLHLGHIAALLPGDILARYYRLKGERVLYVSGSDCNGTPISIRAEQEGLSVREVADRYHNEFTDCFTKLGFTYDLFTRTDSLHHHTTVQSIFLTLLENGYLYKKEIEQMYCESDKKFLPDRYVEGECPNCGVKSRGDQCDNCSMILDSLDLINPVCKLCGNTPVRRRSEHFYFELSQFQKNLEAYVENAKVNKTWRENAIQFSERYLKEGLRDRAVSRDIANGVSIPVIGFEKKKIYVWIEAVSGYYSASTEWACQTENEVSKFWDKDTVSYYVHGKDNIPFHSIIWPAILVGINNPALPTHIISNEYLTLEKKKISTSNNWAVWVPYIVDHYHPDSIRYFLTTNAPENRDTDFSWREFISSHNAELLGAYGNFINRTLKFLEKSYGGQITSGSINKEIEENIDNLYVSVGKLIEDGHFKRALDEIFDSIRSANRYFDHEQPWKKFKEDKESCNDTLLTCVHIIANSAQLLSPFLPYSSEEVRKMLSLPSLEWQAIKKSSYDFTQIKPLFDRIDTSRIEEELAELKKKSNSL; from the coding sequence TTGAGTATTTTTATTGGAGGAGCTTGGCCCTATGCAAATGGTTCATTGCATCTAGGACATATTGCAGCATTGTTACCTGGTGATATTTTGGCTCGCTATTATCGACTAAAGGGTGAAAGGGTTTTGTATGTATCGGGAAGTGATTGTAACGGGACGCCTATTTCAATTCGGGCTGAACAAGAAGGATTATCTGTAAGAGAAGTGGCAGATCGATATCATAACGAGTTTACCGACTGTTTTACTAAATTAGGATTCACATATGATTTATTTACAAGAACAGATAGTTTGCATCATCATACTACTGTTCAAAGTATCTTTTTGACGTTACTTGAAAACGGTTATCTTTATAAGAAAGAAATTGAACAAATGTATTGTGAGTCTGATAAAAAGTTTCTACCTGATCGTTATGTAGAAGGGGAATGTCCAAACTGCGGGGTGAAATCCCGAGGAGATCAATGTGATAATTGTTCAATGATTTTAGATTCATTGGACTTGATTAACCCTGTTTGTAAGTTATGTGGGAATACGCCAGTCAGAAGGAGATCGGAGCATTTTTATTTTGAATTAAGTCAATTTCAAAAGAACCTCGAAGCTTATGTAGAAAATGCGAAAGTGAACAAGACATGGAGGGAAAATGCGATACAATTTTCAGAACGCTATTTAAAAGAGGGGTTACGTGATCGTGCTGTTTCTAGAGATATTGCAAATGGTGTAAGTATTCCCGTCATTGGATTCGAAAAAAAGAAAATTTACGTATGGATTGAAGCTGTTTCTGGATATTACTCGGCAAGTACAGAATGGGCATGTCAAACTGAAAATGAGGTAAGTAAGTTTTGGGATAAAGACACGGTCTCTTATTATGTCCACGGAAAAGATAACATCCCTTTTCATTCAATTATTTGGCCAGCTATATTAGTAGGTATAAATAATCCTGCATTGCCAACACATATTATTTCTAATGAATATTTGACATTAGAAAAAAAGAAAATATCAACAAGCAATAACTGGGCTGTATGGGTTCCATATATAGTAGATCATTACCACCCTGACTCAATCCGTTATTTCTTGACGACAAATGCTCCAGAAAATCGAGACACAGATTTTTCATGGAGGGAATTTATTTCAAGTCATAACGCTGAACTTCTTGGTGCCTATGGTAACTTCATTAATCGGACATTGAAGTTTTTAGAGAAATCATATGGGGGGCAAATTACAAGCGGAAGCATTAATAAAGAGATAGAGGAAAACATTGATAATTTATACGTAAGTGTTGGAAAGCTAATTGAGGATGGTCATTTCAAGCGAGCGCTTGATGAGATTTTTGATTCAATTCGTTCTGCAAATAGGTATTTTGATCACGAACAACCTTGGAAAAAATTCAAAGAGGATAAAGAATCTTGCAATGATACATTACTTACATGCGTTCATATCATTGCGAATAGCGCACAGTTACTTTCGCCATTTCTTCCATATTCGAGTGAAGAGGTTAGAAAAATGTTGAGTTTACCATCTTTGGAATGGCAAGCTATCAAGAAATCATCTTATGATTTTACTCAAATAAAACCATTATTTGATCGGATTGATACATCCAGGATAGAAGAAGAGTTGGCTGAATTAAAGAAGAAAAGTAACTCGCTCTAA
- a CDS encoding GNAT family N-acetyltransferase: protein MSELKTERLRLIPLSAENLKLLIDDPKEMEIRLSLVESGKFLSSELKQAMEIRLSKLLDDEENYSWYTNWLIVPRDENCNAGGIMVKGLPNENGEVVIGYYTLPEYQGNGYMTEAVTTIKKWLLNQSCVMSVVADTEKDNIPSHRVLEKSGAEIYKETEELYLWRFV from the coding sequence ATGAGTGAATTGAAAACAGAAAGATTAAGACTAATTCCTTTGAGTGCAGAAAATTTAAAATTACTAATTGATGATCCAAAGGAAATGGAAATAAGATTATCATTAGTTGAATCAGGTAAATTTCTTAGTTCAGAACTTAAACAAGCAATGGAAATAAGACTATCAAAATTGTTAGACGATGAAGAAAACTATTCGTGGTATACCAATTGGTTAATCGTACCGAGAGATGAAAATTGTAATGCTGGAGGAATAATGGTGAAAGGTCTTCCGAATGAAAATGGCGAAGTAGTAATTGGTTACTATACACTTCCTGAATACCAGGGAAATGGTTATATGACGGAAGCGGTTACTACTATAAAAAAGTGGTTGTTAAATCAGTCCTGTGTTATGTCCGTAGTTGCTGATACAGAGAAAGATAATATTCCATCACACAGGGTATTAGAAAAATCAGGTGCAGAAATATATAAAGAAACAGAAGAATTATACTTGTGGAGATTTGTATGA